The DNA sequence GGAAACCACCGGGCTCAAACCCGACAAGCACGAGCTGGTGTCGATCGGTTGGGTGCCCGTCAACGGCGCGACGATCGACTTGTCGGGCGCCGGCTACGTCGTGCTGCGCGGCGTCGAGGGCTTCTCCGTGGGTTCTTCCGCCACCATTCACCATCTCACCGACGACGAGATTGCCGCCGGGGTGCCCGCCGCTGATGCTCTCGGCCAACTGCTGGAGGCCCTGCAGGGCAGAGCGCTGCTCGCGCACTTCGCGGCGATGGAGACGGGCTTTCTTTCTGCGGCGGCGAAAAAGCACTTCGGTGCTGGGTTGGACGTCCCCGTGGTGGACACCTTTGCCATCGAGCGCCGACACATGGAGCGAATGGGAACCTATCCGCGGGGCGAGGACCTGCGCTTGGCGCGGGTGCGTGCCCGCTACGGCCTGCCCAGCTATCACAACCACAACGCGCTCACGGATGCCCTGGCGTGCGCTGAGCAGTACTCGGCGCATCGGGTAAATCTCCCGGCCACGACGCTGAAGGATCTCATGGATTGATGGCGGCGGGGAAACAAGTACGCTGTCTCCCATGCGCTTTGGAAGAATTGCCCACCCTGAAGGAATGTGTTTCGCCGTCATCGACGGGGAAGACGAGAACAATTTAGTCGCGAAGGAAGTCAAGGAGCATCCGTTTGTGGAGCCGGCGTACACCGGCCGCGAATGGCCGCTGAAGGACGTGCGTTTGCTGGCGCCGATGCTGCCCGGCAAGATCGTGGCCATTGGCCGCAACTACGCCGACCACGTCGCCGAGGTGTTCCAGCAGTCGGCGGAGCATCTTCCGCCGACGCTGTTCCTCAAGCCGCCGACGGCCGTTGTCGGCCCCGGGGTTCCCATCCGCATCCCGGACTTTGCCACGAAGGTGGAGTTTGAGGGCGAGCTGGCGATCGTCATCGCCAAGCCGTGCAAGAACGTCAAGGCTGAAGACTGGAAGTCTGTGGTCCTGGGTTACACGATCGTCAACGACGTTTCCTCCCGTGATCTGCAGTTCGCCGACGGTCAGTGGGCCCGCGCGAAGGGCATCGACACCTTCTGCCCGCTCGGCCCGTGGATCGAGACCGATATCGACAGCATTGACATCGAGAACCTGCCCATCAAGGCCCGCCTCACCCACGATGGCGTGACCTCGATTAAGCAAGACTCCAACTCGGACCAAATGATCATGACGATCCCAGAGATCATCGAGTTCATTACCGCCTCCATGACTCTCCTGCCGGGTGATGTGATCTCCACCGGTTCCCCGGCTGGCACCGAGGCCATGGTCCCGGGCGATTTCATCGAGATTGATATCCCGGGCATCGGCAAGCTCGGGAATCCGGTTGCCCGCGCTTAGCTTATCGACGCCGAGGAGCTCACCGCCGCGGCGCGGTGCTACAGGCCGAGGGAACGCAGGATCGTCCGCAATTTAGCGGTCGTCTCCTCCAGCTCCTCCTCGGCATCGGAGTCGGCGACGATGCCGCCCCCGGCCCAGGCTCGGGCGGAGCGGCCGTCCCCGGCGACCTCGGCGCAGCGGATGGCGACCATGTACTCGCCATCGCCGGAGTCATCACACCAGCCGACGGCCCCGGCGTAGAAGCTGCGATCGGATTCTGCGGTGTGAATGAGTGCCTCGGCGGCGTCGGTAGGTGTCCCGCAAACTGCTGGGGTGGGATGGGCGTGAAGTGCCAGCTCCAGGGCGGACAACGCAGGCTCGGCGAGCGTGCCCACGATCGGGGTGGCCAAGTGCCACATCTCGTTGGTCATGGTGACCTCGGGGAGTGCGGCGATGTCCAGGCGGGTGCAGAAAGGCGCCAGCGTGGAGCGTAGGTGCTCGACGACGTAGGCGTGCTCTTGTAAGTTCTTCGCCGAAGCCGCCAGCCTCTTGCCGATGAGCGTGTCGGTGGCTGGGTCCGGGTGCCTGGCAGCCGAACCCGCCAACGGATAAGCCGACACGGTGGAGCCTTGGCGCTTGATCAACACTTCGGGGGAGGAGCCCACGAGCATGGCGCCTGGCACTCCGGCGGGGGACAGGTCGGCGATAAACCCATCACGGTTGACCGAATTGTCGATGAGCCGGGCGGCGACGAGCAGCGGATCCACCGGCGGATCGAAGGTGATGTCGACGGCGCGGGCGAGGACGACCTTCTCCAACTTGGAGGCCTGAATGGTGCTGATCGCCGCCTCCACCCGGCGCAGGTGTTCCTCCGGCTCGGGGTCCACCCCCGCGAAGGTGGCGGACATGAGCGACCCGGGGCCTTGACGATAATAGGCGTGGGGTTCCAGGGGACCATCTTCACGGATGACCGTCTCCGGGACCGTGAGAGCGGCGGGTGCGGAACGGTCGAAGGGGAGTGCTCCCACAACAATCGGCACGCGGCCAGCCTTGAGAGCGTCGATCGCAGCCCACGGGTCCGTGAACGACTCCACGCACCCTTGGGTGCGTACCGAGCCGTGTGCGCGGGACAACAGAAAGTCCGGCGCACTGGCGGGGCGATGGGCACACATGGAGAAATACCTTACCGTCCGCTGGCCGTCGGCCGTTAGTCGTGCTGGTCCTCGCGGGGCAGGCGGGAACGCATCCGAAATGCGGAGGCAAACAGAGCGATTCCGCCGAGTAGTGCCGTCACTCCCAGGCCCCACGCCGTACCGGACAACACGCCGACGAAGGGCGCAGTGGTGCTGACCTGGGTGATCTCAGGAGTCGCCGGTGCCGGGGATGCTGCTGCGGGAGGCGCTGTCGCCGGGGTGCTCGTCTGCCCTGGGGTACTGGGGGCGGGTCGAGATGCGGGTGCGGCCGGAGCCGCTGGGTGGGCTGCGGCCTGCGGACGTGGTTGAGGCGCCGTGGGTGCCGGGCGGGAAGGAGATGCACTGGCAGGTGTCGGCGCAGTGGCGCTGCTCGGGGTAGTCGAGGGCGTGATTTCCTTCTTCACCGAATCCAGAAACCCACCCATTGCCCTATCGAGTTTGCTCACTTCCTTGGTCACACCGGTGAGGTCGGCGGTCAGCTGCTCCACGGGTCCCTTCGGACTGCCGCTCCCGGTGGAGTTGTCGCAGGAGACGGTGACTGTCCCCGTGGCAGACTCTGCGATGGCCACGCTGCCGACGAGGAACATCGTCGAGATGTCGTGGGTGCCGTTGGCGGAAGTGGTGAAGCGGAAGGTCATCTCGTAGGCGCCGGGCTCGGTAAACGAGAATGCGGTGTGGGCGTGGGTGTTGGCGGGCAAATCCCAGGTGACCGAGGTGTCAGAGCTATCCAGGCGGGTGGTGGTGCCGAACAGGTCGCCTTGGTAGGCGGTCATCTGTCCCGGCCCGGAGAAGCTGGCAAGGCTGATGTCCGCCCCGTAGGACAGTCCCGTCGTGGAGAAACCCGGCCAGGGCAGGCCCGCCTCCTGGGTCTGCGGCAGGACCCAGCCGGTGGCGCTGCGGGCGCTGTCGGGGACTTCGAAGAGGAACTCCCCAGAGCTGAACGTCTCGCGGTGTTCATAATCCAACACCACCCCGTCAGAGCGCAGCAGCATGTCCTGGTGGCCGTCGGCGAAAGCCCGCTTTCCGCCCACCGCCTGGGTGCAAGCCTGGTCGGCGGCGAGTGCGGGGGGTGCCACGACCGTGAGCGCCCCGGTGGTGGGGGTAAGCAGCAGGCCGGTGATGAGGAGGGCAGGGAGGTGGCGGTGACGTCGTGTCCTGGTCATGACGGGGTGTCCAATCGGTGTCGGCCCGGATAGGTCTGCGGGGCTGGGTGGTCGGGACGGCGGCGAAGATAGCCGGTGAGCAGGCCCTGGCTGGGAGAGAGCAGCCAGGTGATGAGGAAGAAGGCGGTAACGGTGAGGACGATGGTGGCGCCGGTGGGAAGGTCGATGGCCCACGAGAGGTAGAGGCCGATGACCGATCCCAGCGCGCCGAATCCTGCAGAGAGGAACATCATGGTGGACAGCCGGTCGGTGAGCAGGCGGGCGGTGGCGGCCGGGGTGATGAGCAGGGCGAGGACGAGAATGTTGCCGATGGTGCGCACTGAGATGACCACGGCTGCGGTGACGGCCAAGTAGAGCAGCATGTCCAAAAGGAACACGGGCAGGTTCATGGCCCGGGCGGTTTCCCTATCTAAACCCACGGCCGTGAGCTGGGGAGCCAGCACCACCAGCAGGCCCACGATGATGGTGCCCACGGCGGCCGCGGTGATGATGTCGATGTCGGAGACCCCGGTGATGGAACCGAAGAGGAAGCTGGTCAACGAGGCGGTGTAGCCATCGACCCGGGAGATGATGACCAATCCGAGGGCGAAGGACGCGGCGAAGAAGATACCGATGATGGTGTCCTCGGCGACGCGTCGGCGCTGAGAGAACACCGCGATGAGGATGGCGACGGTGACTCCCGCGATTGCACCTCCCAGGATGACTGAGGTCTGCAGGGCGAAGGCGATGGCGAGGCCGGGGAAGACGGCGTGGGCGACGGCGTCGCCAATAAACGCCATGCCGCGCAGGACCACATGCGTGCCCACCACCCCGCACACCAGGGACACAATGACGGAGATCACCAGCGCCCGGGGTAAAAACCCCAAGGCAGGATTGCTGAGGTCGCGCAGGAAGTCGACGAAGGAAATGTCCAGCATCAGCTGCGCACCCCCACGGCCGTGAGCAGCGGGGAATCCATTCCCACCCCGAAGGTCTCAGCCCACGGTTCGGGCCGATTGAGTTCCGCCCGCGTCCCAGTGGCAACGACGCCCCGATTGAACAGGATCAACCGGTGGCAGGAATGAACCGCCTCAGAGAGATTGTGGGTGGACATGATGATCGCCGTGCCTTGGGCCGCGAGCTCGTGGAAAAGCTGCAGCAAGTGCTCGGAGCTGGGGATGTCGAGGCCAGTGAAAGGCTCGTCAAGCAGGAGAACCTTGGGGCGAGTGGCTAGGGCGCGGGCGACGAGGACCCGTTGCCGCTGCCCACCGGACAGCTCCCCAATGGGGCGATCGGCCAAACCGCGGAGCCGGACCCGGTCGAGGGCTTCCTCCACGGCCTCGTGGTCTCGGGGACGGGCGCGCCGGGCCCAGCCGATGAGCCCGGTGCGGCCGTTGAGCACCGCGTCGTAGGCATCGATGGGAAAGGACCAGGAGACGTCGTGGCGTTGGGGGACATAGCCAACAACCCGGCGGATGTCGCGGCCGTGCCGTCCTGCCACGCTCACTCGGCCTTCGGTGGTCGGGAGGAGTCCGAGGATGGCCCGCAGCAGGGTGGTCTTGCCGGCGCCGTTGGGGCCGAGCAGCCCCACAAACTCACCGCGATCGACGCCCAGGGTGGCACCGTCGATGACCAGGCGCCCGCTCAGAGACACTGACACTTCTTCACACGACAGCAACATCTACTTCCGCCCCCGACTGCTACGAGAAGGGCGGATGACCATGGCAACAGCCGCGATGACCACGACCAGCAGCACGACACCGCCGACGATCCACGCCACGGCGCTGGAGGAAGGCAGATCGCCCACCACGCTGGAGTGAGAATCCGCCTCCCGGAACGCGCCCGACCACTCCGTGCCTTGCGCGGCAGCCACATCGGCACCGGAACCGACGGCGAGGGTGACTACTTCGGTGTCGCGGAGGGTCGTGCCGTCGAGAAGCGGCACCACCGCGGTCACCGCGACCTGGTGGATGCCCGGTTCGCTGAACACCCAATTGGCATGCGTGTGGGTATTGAGCTCCACCCACATCGGCTGGGTCCCCTCCGCCGCGGAGTTCCACAACTGCTGCGGAGGCTCAAACCCGCCGTTTTGGAGGAAGAGGCTGAACTGGCCCGGCCCGGAATGCCCAGCAAATTCCAGAGTGACCCCGCGGTCGGCTGCCCCGACGAGGGCGGGGGACTGGGTGTTCCAGCCCAACCACGGCACCCCGGCCACCTCGGTTTGCGGGACCACCCACACCTGCGCGCCGCCCGCGGCGCCGGTGAAATCGAAAGCATCGCCCGGTGGCAACGTCTGCGCGGCCGCGTCTGAGACCTCGAACACGACATCATCGAGGTGTCGCCACACCGGGGGATCGGCGGTGTCATCGCGCACGAGCAGGTCCACCCCGTCGATGGTGATCAGCGGCCCCAGATCGGCATGCCCGGCGGAAATGACCACCTCCTCCCCAGCCGGAGCGATGGTTTCATCAGCACCGACGAGCTGGTGCAAGGCGGGATCAGCGGGTGCCTGCGGCGCGGCGACAGCGGCCGGGGGCAACGCCAAGGCGGCAATCAACACAGCGGGCAGGAGGCGTCGGCGAAGAGAGTTCATGATGTCTTTCCAGGAGTGAGGCAGTCGGCAAGGCTGCGGGCATTGGCAGCCATGAGATCGAGATACGTGGTCACGGTGGTGTCAAAGGTGTCTCCATAGATCGGGCACACGCGCACGCCGAGCCGATCAGCAGTCTCGCCGAGGACGGTTGCACCACGCGCCAGTTCCGGCTCGAGAAACACTGCGGGTACCTCGAGGTTTTCCAACGTGCGGGTGAGAGCAATGAGGTCACGGGGAGACGGCTCCACCGAAGGATTCGGGGTGACAAATCCCGCGATCGACATCCCATACGCTCGCCCCAGGTAGGAGTAGCCGTGGTGGGTTGTGATGAGATGGCGGTGGCGCGCCGGGATGGTAGACAAGGTGGTTTTGATCGTGGCGTCGAGCTCATCCAGGCGGGCGAGATACGCAGCCGCATTCGCGTGGTAGACAGCCGCCCCAGCTGGGTCAACCGCCGACAGTTCATCCCGAATGACCTCCACCATCGCCTGCACATTGGCCACGTCGTGCCACAGGTGCGGGTCAATTTCCCCGTGCACGTGTCGCCCGAGCACCGCCTGCGGCAGCAGGTATGTTTCCTGCCCGGGGCGTCCGAGGAAGCGGTACCCGGGGTCGCCCGGGATCGGCTGGAGGGTGCTCGACGGCACGGCAATCACCGTCGATTCAAGCGGGTAGCGGTGCGCCCGATCAGCCCCATCGGGGGCATCACCAATGAGGTTGGTCTCCCCGGCCGCGATGTCGACGTGTCCGGCATCGATGATCACCGGGTTCACCATGCTTATCGACGCCGCCGCATCCACCCCCACCGCTACCGTCACCGTTGCCGCGGGCAACTCACCGGAGGTGATATCGAGTTCGTAGACGCCGGGGGAGCTGAAAGCCCACGACACGTGGGTATGGGCACCGGGGGGCAGGAGGACGGTGTCCTTGTCGTCGAGTCCATCGGCGCTGTTAAACAACACCTCCGGGGTACCGAACGTCGAGGTGATAAACGCCGCGACGTCCCCCGGGCCGCGGACCTCTCGAAGAGACAGTGGCACGGGTTCCGAACCTTCTGCGGGAGCGGCGCGGAGCCCGAGCCACACCGCGTCGAGGGCCACGTTTTCCACCAGGGGAATGAGGGTGGCCCCATACGTCGAGGCCTTCTCCGCCACGGCCGTAACGGGGGTCCCGGCTGGGCTGGAGTTAGTGACGGTAGTGATCAGTGCTTGTTGCTCCAACAACAGCCCGTGAGTGAGGGCGAGGTCAGCATTGGCAATGTCCCGGACCGCCCGCAGCCCCGGCTCAAACGTGTGTGGGTCGGCCGTGGGCGGCATGAGGCCAGTGACCGCGGCCCGCTCACCGGCGACCTGGCGGGTGAGGTCGGTAAGGATGGGTGTGGTCACAACGACCGATGTCTCTCGCCCATCGTGTTCACTCCCGGTCGCCGGAGCACACGCGGACAGCGCCACTAGGTTAGCCGCGAGTGCTGCAATAGTCACGAGGCTTCTCATGCGGGGATCTGTCGACGCAGCATGACGATGTAGCTGACGGTCCCACCCACCAGCACCACGAGGCCGGCGGTGAGAATGGCCACGGGGATGGTGAGATCACGCGGTTCCTGGCTCGCGGCGGTGAGGCTGGTCACCGGGGTGGCGAGGGTTTGACCCGGGGCAGCGGCAGCGGGGCCATCAGCCGCGCCGACGGCACCGCCGGGTGCAGCAGGGGCGCAATCCCCGCCAGCTGGGTCCACGACCCCACCCAAGTCGAAGTGTCCGTCGCCGGCATTGCCCGCGCCGTTGCCCACCTGGAAGGTGATGACCCCAGAGCCGGACACCCGGGAGCCATCCTTCAGCGCCACCGATTGCCGGATGCTCACCTGGTACGTTCCAGGCGCGCCGAATACCCAGCTGGGGTGAACATGGGAGTTGGGGGCGATGGCGTGGGAGCCCTGCACCTGGTCCGGGGTCGCACGGAACCATTCATCTCCCACCATCTGACCCAGGCCACCTTGCGTGTACACCGTCATGGGGCCGGGTCCGGCGAAGGAGGTCAACTCCCAGGTGACGTCACCGCTGGTGTGCTCGCGCATCGACGGGTGCTGAGTATTCGCCCCCACCCAGGGCACTCCCTGCTCCTGGGTGGAGCCGATTATCCACACCTTGCCCGCTGGAACGGAACCGATGGGCGCGGGGAGTTCCTTGACGGCGGACTCGCCAAGCGAAAACTCGACCTCGGTGGTCGCCTTCCACACGGGTGGAACGGTGCGGTCGTCTTTAATCATGGGGGTCACGCCGGGTGTGCACGTTCCGCTGCTGGGAGCGGCCTGCGCCGCACGAGGTGCTGCGGCGGGGGCCGCGGCGGGTGCCGGGGCGGCGTCGATAAGCGGGGCGGGAGCAGGCGCATCGCCGGAGCCGACTACCCACGTGTACGTGGCCTGATTGCTGGTCTGGACCTGGCCCGAGGCATCCGCGCCCTGGGCGGACACCACCATCCGGTACGTGCCGGGGGCGGTGAACGCCCAGTTGACGTGACGGTGCGCCGGGTACGGCTGCTGAATCACCTGGCCAGTAGAGAGCGCGTAGCCGCCCGAGGAGAGGACCGATGTCAGCTCCCCGAAGCCGGAACTTTCAAACAGCATGACCTCGCCGGGCCCGGACACCTCGTGGAAGTGGAAGTCGATGGCCCGGAAGCCCTCCGCCGATTGGGTATCCCACCCCGGCCACAAGATTGCCTGGTTCTGCGTCTGCGGCAGGAAGTAGGTCGCCTGGCCGATCTCGTTAATCTGCGCCGTCGTATCCGTGAACGCGGCATCCGAGACGACCAGATGCACGCCTTCGGGGGAGTGGCGGACACCGGTGCCGGTGACGTCCTCCTTGAGGTCCAGCACCAACGACCCGCCGTCGGTGCTCACGTGGAAAGCATCAACGTGGCCGGAATCGAAGGTGATGGCCTGGGCGGAGACGGGCGGTGCCAACCCCACCGCGATAAACAGCATCACGATGGTGGCAGCCAGACGGCGAATGATGAGGTGCGACATGTGATCCTTTAAGCGAAGGAGCGGAACCAGGCGGCGAGATTGGTCCGGTTATCAATAAAGAACTTGCCCAGGCCCAGCGCCGTCACGGAACCGACGATGCCGGCCACGATCTGCCAGGATTCGACGCCGGAGCTGGAAGAATTCGGTGCTGGAGTCGGTGCCGAAGTTGTGATGGGAGCGGTAGTGGGTGCAGTGGTCGTCGGCTGCTCCACCACGCTGCAGTCCGCCAGGCCCTTCGCACCGACGGCCACCGTGAGGGTTTGAGGCTCCGACTTGAGGGCCTTACCTGCCTTGGAGGTGGCGGAGTAATAGGTGTCGAAGGTGTAGAGGCCCGGCTTGGTGAAGGCCCAGTTCGTGTGCACGTGCGCGGCGTAGGTGGTCTCGATTGTGGTGTCGCTCTCCGCGGTGTTGAGCAGCACGTCCACGCCCGTCAGGCTGCTGAGGAACATGGCCAGCTCGCCGCCCTCGGGCCGGGTGCGGGGCTCTAGGTGGAGATCAACCGTGCCATCGATGTGGGCGTAGTCGAGGCCCATCGTGTTGTGTCCGGGCCAGATGATGGACTGGTTCTGGGTCATGGGCAGGAGGTAGAACTCGGATCCCTGGTCGCCGAGGACGTTGAGCTCTGGCTGCATGAGGCCGGCGCTGCGGGTGACCTTTGCGTTGTCCCCGGCGACGAGCATGACCTCGTCGAGGCGGCGATCGACTCGTTGTGCGGTCGTTTCGTCTTTGAGGTGGATGCCCATGGTGTCGCCGCTGAGGGTGGCTTGGATATCCACGTGCCCGCGATCGAGCTGGAGGAGGCCCTCGCAGCGGTTGGTTGTTCCCGGGGCCGTGTCGGCGATAGCGAGTGACGGTGCTGCCACAGCCAGGGTGGTGGCGGTGGCGATGGCGAGGTACCAGGGGCGGATGCGCGACATGGGGGCCTTTCGGGGCGGGCTAGGGGGTTGAGATGCTGACGCGCGAACCATAACAAATGAAAAACGATGTCATTAAAACTCTCTGTGGGTTTACCCCCGGCTACCGTGAGGGTGTCGTTGATGTTTGGGCACGTGGGCGTCGCAAAGCTCCTGCTCACCGCAATTGCTAATGAAAACGCCTACCAATACCCCCGGCATTGGCCGAGGATCGGGACCTCCGCCGACGCCCGCGCCCACGACCAGTAACATGACGGGCATGACTGATGTTCGAGTTCGCTTCTGCCCTTCGCCCACCGGAACCCCGCACGTCGGACTGGTGCGCACCGCCCTGTTCAACTGGGCATACGCCCGCCACACCGGCGGAGTCATGGTCTTTCGCATCGAAGACACCGATGCGGCCCGCGACAGCGAGGAGTCGTACCAAGCCATCATCGACGGCCTCACCTGGCTCGGCCTCGACTGGGACGAAGGGGTCGAAAAGGGCGGGCCGCACGAGCCCTACCGCCAGTCCCAGCGCATGGACATCTATGCAGATGTCTTAAAAAAGCTTATCGACGCCGGCGAGGTCTACCCCGCCTACTCCACCGCAGCGGAGGTGGAAGAACGCCACAAGGCAGCCGGTCGCGACCCGAAGCTCGGCTACGACAACTTCGATCGCGACTTGAGCGAGGAGCAGGTCGCCGCCTTCGAGGCCGAAGGCCGCCAGCCCGTGTGGCGCCTGCGCATGCCCGAGCAAGACTGGAAGTGGAACGACCTCGTCCGCGGCGAGGTGGAATTCAAAGCCGCCACCCAACCCGACTTCGTCGTCGCCCGCTCCAACGGCGCCCCCCTGTACACCCTGGTCAACCCGGTCGACGATGCCCTCATGCAGGTCACGCACGTCCTCCGCGGCGAGGACCTCCTGCCCTCCACCCCACGCCAGCTCGCACTCTACGAAGCGCTCAAGCGCATCGGCATCACCGACTTCACCCCCGAATTCGGCCACCTGCCCTTCGTTATGGGCGAGGGCAACAAAAAGCTGTCCAAGCGCGACCCCGAATCGAACCTGTTCAACCACCGCGAAAACGGCATCATCCCCGAGGGCATGCTCAACTACCTCGC is a window from the Corynebacterium testudinoris genome containing:
- a CDS encoding exonuclease domain-containing protein, with the translated sequence MWPFRSHPARKATGALAEFYLATPPSDATSLDDLQLLAVDVETTGLKPDKHELVSIGWVPVNGATIDLSGAGYVVLRGVEGFSVGSSATIHHLTDDEIAAGVPAADALGQLLEALQGRALLAHFAAMETGFLSAAAKKHFGAGLDVPVVDTFAIERRHMERMGTYPRGEDLRLARVRARYGLPSYHNHNALTDALACAEQYSAHRVNLPATTLKDLMD
- a CDS encoding fumarylacetoacetate hydrolase family protein; translation: MRFGRIAHPEGMCFAVIDGEDENNLVAKEVKEHPFVEPAYTGREWPLKDVRLLAPMLPGKIVAIGRNYADHVAEVFQQSAEHLPPTLFLKPPTAVVGPGVPIRIPDFATKVEFEGELAIVIAKPCKNVKAEDWKSVVLGYTIVNDVSSRDLQFADGQWARAKGIDTFCPLGPWIETDIDSIDIENLPIKARLTHDGVTSIKQDSNSDQMIMTIPEIIEFITASMTLLPGDVISTGSPAGTEAMVPGDFIEIDIPGIGKLGNPVARA
- a CDS encoding isochorismate synthase — encoded protein: MCAHRPASAPDFLLSRAHGSVRTQGCVESFTDPWAAIDALKAGRVPIVVGALPFDRSAPAALTVPETVIREDGPLEPHAYYRQGPGSLMSATFAGVDPEPEEHLRRVEAAISTIQASKLEKVVLARAVDITFDPPVDPLLVAARLIDNSVNRDGFIADLSPAGVPGAMLVGSSPEVLIKRQGSTVSAYPLAGSAARHPDPATDTLIGKRLAASAKNLQEHAYVVEHLRSTLAPFCTRLDIAALPEVTMTNEMWHLATPIVGTLAEPALSALELALHAHPTPAVCGTPTDAAEALIHTAESDRSFYAGAVGWCDDSGDGEYMVAIRCAEVAGDGRSARAWAGGGIVADSDAEEELEETTAKLRTILRSLGL
- a CDS encoding choice-of-anchor M domain-containing protein, producing MTRTRRHRHLPALLITGLLLTPTTGALTVVAPPALAADQACTQAVGGKRAFADGHQDMLLRSDGVVLDYEHRETFSSGEFLFEVPDSARSATGWVLPQTQEAGLPWPGFSTTGLSYGADISLASFSGPGQMTAYQGDLFGTTTRLDSSDTSVTWDLPANTHAHTAFSFTEPGAYEMTFRFTTSANGTHDISTMFLVGSVAIAESATGTVTVSCDNSTGSGSPKGPVEQLTADLTGVTKEVSKLDRAMGGFLDSVKKEITPSTTPSSATAPTPASASPSRPAPTAPQPRPQAAAHPAAPAAPASRPAPSTPGQTSTPATAPPAAASPAPATPEITQVSTTAPFVGVLSGTAWGLGVTALLGGIALFASAFRMRSRLPREDQHD
- a CDS encoding anchored repeat-type ABC transporter permease subunit gives rise to the protein MLDISFVDFLRDLSNPALGFLPRALVISVIVSLVCGVVGTHVVLRGMAFIGDAVAHAVFPGLAIAFALQTSVILGGAIAGVTVAILIAVFSQRRRVAEDTIIGIFFAASFALGLVIISRVDGYTASLTSFLFGSITGVSDIDIITAAAVGTIIVGLLVVLAPQLTAVGLDRETARAMNLPVFLLDMLLYLAVTAAVVISVRTIGNILVLALLITPAATARLLTDRLSTMMFLSAGFGALGSVIGLYLSWAIDLPTGATIVLTVTAFFLITWLLSPSQGLLTGYLRRRPDHPAPQTYPGRHRLDTPS
- a CDS encoding anchored repeat-type ABC transporter ATP-binding subunit, whose translation is MLLSCEEVSVSLSGRLVIDGATLGVDRGEFVGLLGPNGAGKTTLLRAILGLLPTTEGRVSVAGRHGRDIRRVVGYVPQRHDVSWSFPIDAYDAVLNGRTGLIGWARRARPRDHEAVEEALDRVRLRGLADRPIGELSGGQRQRVLVARALATRPKVLLLDEPFTGLDIPSSEHLLQLFHELAAQGTAIIMSTHNLSEAVHSCHRLILFNRGVVATGTRAELNRPEPWAETFGVGMDSPLLTAVGVRS
- a CDS encoding choice-of-anchor M domain-containing protein, coding for MNSLRRRLLPAVLIAALALPPAAVAAPQAPADPALHQLVGADETIAPAGEEVVISAGHADLGPLITIDGVDLLVRDDTADPPVWRHLDDVVFEVSDAAAQTLPPGDAFDFTGAAGGAQVWVVPQTEVAGVPWLGWNTQSPALVGAADRGVTLEFAGHSGPGQFSLFLQNGGFEPPQQLWNSAAEGTQPMWVELNTHTHANWVFSEPGIHQVAVTAVVPLLDGTTLRDTEVVTLAVGSGADVAAAQGTEWSGAFREADSHSSVVGDLPSSSAVAWIVGGVVLLVVVIAAVAMVIRPSRSSRGRK
- a CDS encoding anchored repeat ABC transporter, substrate-binding protein — protein: MRSLVTIAALAANLVALSACAPATGSEHDGRETSVVVTTPILTDLTRQVAGERAAVTGLMPPTADPHTFEPGLRAVRDIANADLALTHGLLLEQQALITTVTNSSPAGTPVTAVAEKASTYGATLIPLVENVALDAVWLGLRAAPAEGSEPVPLSLREVRGPGDVAAFITSTFGTPEVLFNSADGLDDKDTVLLPPGAHTHVSWAFSSPGVYELDITSGELPAATVTVAVGVDAAASISMVNPVIIDAGHVDIAAGETNLIGDAPDGADRAHRYPLESTVIAVPSSTLQPIPGDPGYRFLGRPGQETYLLPQAVLGRHVHGEIDPHLWHDVANVQAMVEVIRDELSAVDPAGAAVYHANAAAYLARLDELDATIKTTLSTIPARHRHLITTHHGYSYLGRAYGMSIAGFVTPNPSVEPSPRDLIALTRTLENLEVPAVFLEPELARGATVLGETADRLGVRVCPIYGDTFDTTVTTYLDLMAANARSLADCLTPGKTS
- a CDS encoding choice-of-anchor M domain-containing protein produces the protein MSHLIIRRLAATIVMLFIAVGLAPPVSAQAITFDSGHVDAFHVSTDGGSLVLDLKEDVTGTGVRHSPEGVHLVVSDAAFTDTTAQINEIGQATYFLPQTQNQAILWPGWDTQSAEGFRAIDFHFHEVSGPGEVMLFESSGFGELTSVLSSGGYALSTGQVIQQPYPAHRHVNWAFTAPGTYRMVVSAQGADASGQVQTSNQATYTWVVGSGDAPAPAPLIDAAPAPAAAPAAAPRAAQAAPSSGTCTPGVTPMIKDDRTVPPVWKATTEVEFSLGESAVKELPAPIGSVPAGKVWIIGSTQEQGVPWVGANTQHPSMREHTSGDVTWELTSFAGPGPMTVYTQGGLGQMVGDEWFRATPDQVQGSHAIAPNSHVHPSWVFGAPGTYQVSIRQSVALKDGSRVSGSGVITFQVGNGAGNAGDGHFDLGGVVDPAGGDCAPAAPGGAVGAADGPAAAAPGQTLATPVTSLTAASQEPRDLTIPVAILTAGLVVLVGGTVSYIVMLRRQIPA
- a CDS encoding choice-of-anchor M domain-containing protein yields the protein MSRIRPWYLAIATATTLAVAAPSLAIADTAPGTTNRCEGLLQLDRGHVDIQATLSGDTMGIHLKDETTAQRVDRRLDEVMLVAGDNAKVTRSAGLMQPELNVLGDQGSEFYLLPMTQNQSIIWPGHNTMGLDYAHIDGTVDLHLEPRTRPEGGELAMFLSSLTGVDVLLNTAESDTTIETTYAAHVHTNWAFTKPGLYTFDTYYSATSKAGKALKSEPQTLTVAVGAKGLADCSVVEQPTTTAPTTAPITTSAPTPAPNSSSSGVESWQIVAGIVGSVTALGLGKFFIDNRTNLAAWFRSFA